A genome region from Anopheles stephensi strain Indian chromosome 2, UCI_ANSTEP_V1.0, whole genome shotgun sequence includes the following:
- the LOC118505440 gene encoding probable cytochrome P450 304a1 codes for MISSMMDLILAALVVLSISYAIRYVLHRPSERFPPGPPRLPLLGSYPFLLALNYNHLHRAAAKLTQLYNSKLVGLYLGPLPAVVVNDHATVRQVLLRSEFDGRPDLFLARLRDEQYARRGIFFTDGDSWREQRKFFLKTLHEYGFGRRNETVEQDLQTGLTELIALLKDGPQHEHERSIVDSSTGYAVCPQMFFALFSNVLLRMLTATRLEREDQAVLFEVGKCSLAFHRQGDDYGLALSYIPWIRHLLPGFSRYRLLREVNRKANGVIRSLAAKCEQSYNEDDVRCFIDAYIREMRQTGSKPTSGSDAFGFEYDQLIIGCADFLVPAFSAIPAKLGLILERLVAHPAVLEQMYAEIERHVGQSRLPLLDDRTQLPYCEAVLREALRIDTLVPSGIPHVATTDTELAGFQIPRGTLIINGLDYINHQEDIFPEPYTFRPERLLNEEGNLSLEQDRSVPFGAGKRVCAGETFARNALFLTITTLVQQFTFTVEHSPDPRQHLTGVIRTAPDFKIKFTAR; via the exons ATGATATCATCGATGATGGATTTAATTTTAGCGGCGCTGGTCGTGCTGTCCATTTCTTACGCGATAAGATACGTTCTTCATCGCCCATCGGAACGGTTTCCACCGGGACCACCGAGGCTACCGCTGCTGGGCAGCTACCCGTTCCTGCTCGCGCTCAACTACAACCATCTGCATCGTGCTGCGGCCAAGCTGACGCAGCTGTACAACAGTAAGCTCGTTGGGCTGTACCTCGGTCCACTTCCGGCGGTCGTTGTGAACGATCACGCCACTGTACGGCAAGTGTTGCTGCGGAGTGAGTTCGATGGTCGGCCGGATCTGTTCCTGGCACGGCTTCGTGACGAGCAGTACGCGAGAAGAG GAATATTCTTCACCGATGGGGACAGTTGGCGGGAACAGCGCAAGTTTTTCCTGAAAACGCTCCACGAGTACGGTTTCGGTCGACGGAACGAAACCGTGGAGCAGGACTTGCAAACCGGACTGACGGAACTAATCGCTCTGCTCAAGGACGGACCGCAGCACGAACACGAGCGGTCGATTGTGGACAGCTCGACCGGATATGCCGTTTGTCCGCAGATGTTTTTTGCCCTCTTCTCCAACGTGCTGCTGCGTATGCTGACCGCAACGCGGCTggaacgcgaagatcaagcgGTTCTGTTTGA GGTTGGCAAATGCTCTCTTGCGTTCCATCGGCAGGGTGACGATTATGGGCTGGCGTTAAGCTACATCCCTTGGATACGCCACCTGTTGCCGGGATTTAGTCGCTATCGTTTGCTGCGGGAGGTAAATCGGAAGGCGAACGGTGTGATACGATCGCTGGCAGCAAAGTGTGAGCAATCGTACAATGAGGACGACGTCCGGTGCTTTATCGATGCGTACATTCGTGAAATGCGCCAAACGGGCAGCAAACCTACGAGCGGCAGCGATGCGTTTGGGTTTGAAT ACGATCAGTTGATCATTGGTTGTGCCGATTTCCTTGTCCCAGCGTTTTCTGCCATCCCGGCCAAACTGGGCCTCATACTGGAACGGTTGGTCGCGCATCCTGCCGTGCTGGAACAAATGTACGCCGAAATCGAGCGACACGTGGGACAGTCGCGACTTCCGCTGTTGGATGATCGTACCCAACTGCCGTACTGTGAAGCCGTCCTGCGGGAAGCACTGCGGATTGATACGCTTGTACCATCGGGCATCCCACACGTAGCCACCACCGACACGGAGCTGGCCGGTTTCCAAATTCCCAGGGGCACACTCATAATCAACGGATTGGATTACATCAATCATCAGGAAGACATTTTCCCCGAACCGTACACCTTCCGACCGGAACGGTTGCTCAACGAGGAAGGCAACTTGTCGCTCGAGCAGGATCGTTCCGTACCGTTCGGGGCGGGCAAGCGAGTTTGTGCCGGTGAAACCTTTGCTCGCAATGCGCTTTTCCTCACGATCACGACGCTAGTGCAGCAGTTCACCTTCACTGTGGAACACTCACCTGACCCACGGCAGCATTTGACCGGCGTTATTCGCACTGCTCctgattttaaaattaaatttacggCCCGTTAA
- the LOC118505441 gene encoding probable cytochrome P450 304a1 produces MLASTTLLLWGVAVLLLLYRLLRPLAGRPGKNFPPGPPELFPLLGDYGLLLLINGRHLHKAALALGDFYRTKILGLSLKNFPSIVVNDLAVAKEVLNRKVFDGRPDLYIARMRDKDFNRRGIFFTDGPSWKEQRWFILRYLRDYGFGRRFPQHEAEVNSELLVLIDLLRYGPKHEHEKAIMRDGYVKCPNVFFSCFANAFLQIVSGERLSREETGVLYDTGSNAMVFQRNGDDYGTILSYFPSLRYIYPFSRKYNLIRKASLNVNGFMETIIDKYLSTFDENHVRCFLDLYFREMVKCTPQDPNFTFQHDQLLLGLVDFFFPAISGATTQVALLLERLLHNPHVVRRMQREIDEVVGDGRLPTLDDRSQLPYTEATLREAMRIDTLVPSGIAHRAQEDTTLRGYDVPKDTLVLLGLDAIHNQKEYWGDPECFRPDRFLDEDGKLCLAKDLSVPFGAGKRLCAGETFARNIMFLTLAALMQNFNIRQPPNTRLPDLSKRNTGVIIAPEDYWLRFEPR; encoded by the exons ATGTTGGCTTCCACAACACTGCTCCTGTGGGGAGTCGCCGTACTACTGTTGCTCTATCGCTTGCTGCGTCCGCTAGCCGGTCGACcggggaaaaactttccacccGGACCACCGGAGCTGTTTCCGCTGTTGGGCGATTATGGACTGCTACTGCTGATCAACGGGCGCCATCTGCACAAAGCGGCCCTCGCGCTAGGTGATTTCTATCGCACCAAAATCCTCGGCCTTTCGCTCAAAAACTTCCCCTCGATCGTGGTGAATGATCTTGCGGTGGCGAAGGAGGTGCTGAACCGTAAAGTGTTTGACGGTCGGCCGGACCTCTACATCGCCCGTATGCGCGACAAAGACTTTAATCGGCGCGGAATATTCTTTACCGATGGACCGAGCTGGAAGGAGCAGCGTTGGTTCATCCTGCGGTACCTGCGTGACTACGGGTTTGGCCGACGGTTTCCACAGCACGAGGCAGAAGTGAACAGTGAGCTACTGGTGTTAATCGATCTGTTGCGGTACGGGCCGAAGCATGAGCATGAGAAAGCGATCATGCGGGACGGGTACGTCAAGTGTCCGAACGTATTCTTTAGCTGCTTTGCGAACGCGTTCCTGCAGATCGTGTCCGGCGAGCGATTGTCCCGCGAGGAAACGGGCGTGCTGTACGA TACTGGTTCGAATGCAATGGTATTCCAACGTAACGGGGACGACTACGGAACCATTCTCAGCTACTTTCCGTCGCTTCGCTACATCTATCCCTTCTCGCGCAAGTACAACTTGATCCGGAAAGCGAGCCTTAATGTGAACGGTTTCATGGAGACGATCATCGACAAGTATTTGAGCACGTTCGACGAAAACCACGTGCGTTGCTTCCTGGATCTGTACTTCCGCGAGATGGTGAAATGCACTCCGCAGGATCCGAACTTTACCTTCCAGC ACGATCAGCTATTGCTCGGTTTGGTCGATTTCTTCTTTCCCGCCATTTCCGGCGCCACCACACAGGTGGCACTGCTGCTGGAACGTTTGCTGCACAACCCGCACGTGGTTCGGCGGATGCAGCGCGAAATCGATGAAGTCGTAGGTGACGGTCGGCTGCCCACATTGGACGATCGCAGCCAGCTACCGTACACCGAGGCGACCCTGCGTGAAGCCATGCGCATCGATACGCTCGTTCCGTCGGGAATCGCTCACCGAGCCCAGGAAGATACGACGCTGCGCGGTTACGACGTACCGAAGGACACGCTCGTGCTTCTCGGGCTGGATGCGATCCACAACCAGAAGGAGTATTGGGGCGATCCGGAATGTTTCCGCCCGGACCGGTTCCTCGATGAGGACGGTAAGCTTTGTCTGGCAAAGGATCTTTCcgtgccgttcggtgctggtAAGCGACTGTGTGCCGGCGAAACGTTTGCCCGGAACATTATGTTCTTGACGTTGGCAGCTTTGATGCAGAACTTTAACATACGCCAGCCTCCGAATACGCGGTTGCCGGATTTGAGCAAACGGAACACCGGTGTTATTATTGCGCCGGAAGACTATTGGTTAAGGTTTGAGCCTCGATGA
- the LOC118505439 gene encoding probable cytochrome P450 304a1, translated as MAIISVFLWSAMALLLAYRFYLHNIKRPANYPPGPPRLPILEDYGLLLLLNQRHLHRAASKIASFYKTKVLGLSLAGYPTIIVQDLDIARKLLARRELDGRPALFLAKLRQKEFKLRGINFIDGPNWKDQRWFFLRHLRDYGFGRRSEQYEREVEQELQQLVDVLTFRQRYDYERDFIQAGGTVKCPDVFLVTLTNIFLQLAIGERYDRARANSLVQAGRNGLLFLRNADDYGTIYSYYPWLRFIFPFTIKYNKIRGGIMGACQLIETIVNKQLQTFDANNPRHFVDVYLREMQNHFPQDDEVTFQYDQLVLGLVDFLLPATSGTALQLSMVLERLLLNPEVAKRMQQEIDEVVQNDRLPTLNDRTNLPYTEATLRECLRIDTLIPSGVVHRAQQNVKFEEYNIPANTMLLFSLDSINNQPDVWGDPDTFRPERFLDETGSLVLSNDRSLPFSAGKRECPGQTYTRNTMFLIVVTLMQRFDLSPRDAAPLPDISRRRTGLVYGPDDFWIRFVPRQTKKSINLSN; from the exons ATGGCTATCATAAGTGTGTTCCTGTGGTCTGCGATGGCGCTGCTCCTCGCGTACCGGTTCTATCTACACAACATTAAACGGCCCGCTAACTATCCACCGGGACCACCACGGTTACCCATTCTGGAAGACTACGGACTGCTGTTGCTACTCAACCAGCGACATCTGCATCGGGCCGCGTCAAAAATTGCCAGCTTCTACAAAACCAAGGTGCTCGGTTTGTCACTGGCAGGCTATCCAACGATCATCGTTCAGGATCTCGACATCGCTCGAAAGCTGTTGGCAAGGCGTGAGCTCGATGGACGACCGGCCCTATTTTTGGCCAAGTTGCGTCAGAAAGAGTTTAAACTGCGGGGTATCAATTTCATTGATGGCCCGAACTGGAAGGATCAACGTTGGTTCTTCTTGCGGCATCTACGCGATTATGGATTCGGCAGACGCTCGGAACAGTACGAAAGGGAGGTGGAACAGGAACTACAGCAACTGGTGGATGTTCTAACGTTTCGGCAACGATATGATTATGAGCGTGACTTCATACAAGCAGGAGGAACCGTGAAGTGTCCGGATGTGTTTTTGGTGACACTTACGAACATATTCCTGCAACTAGCAATTGGTGAACGATACGATCGTGCGAGGGCCAACTCGTTGGTGCA AGCTGGCCGAAATGGACTTCTATTCCTACGGAATGCCGATGACTACGGAACCATCTACAGCTATTACCCCTGGCTACGGTTCATATTCCCGTTTACCATCAAGTATAACAAAATTCGAGGTGGAATAATGGGGGCATGTCAACTGATAGAAACTATTGTGAACAAACAGCTGCAAACGTTTGATGCGAATAATCCTCGCCATTTCGTCGATGTGTATCTGCGCGAGATGCAAAACCATTTCCCACAGGATGATGAAGTCACGTTTCAAT ATGACCAACTGGTACTTGGTCTGGTAGATTTTCTCCTTCCCGCAACTTCCGGAACAGCCCTTCAACTATCAATGGTTCTCGAGCGATTGCTGCTGAACcctgaggttgccaaacgaaTGCAACAGGAAATCGATGAGGTCGTGCAGAACGACCGGCTCCCAACGCTCAACGATCGCACCAATCTACCGTACACCGAGGCGACGCTTCGAGAGTGTCTGCGAATAGATACGCTAATTCCCTCGGGAGTCGTGCATCGGGCACAACAAAATGTAAAGTTCGAAGAGTACAACATACCAGCGAACACGATGCTTTTGTTCAGCTTGGACAGCATCAACAATCAGCCGGACGTTTGGGGTGATCCGGACACGTTCCGGCCCGAACGTTTCCTGGACGAGACGGGCAGTTTGGTGCTGTCGAACGATCGGTCACTTCCATTTAGTGCGGGCAAACGAGAGTGTCCCGGGCAGACCTATACCCGCAACACAATGTTTTTGATCGTGGTTACCCTCATGCAGCGATTCGATCTGTCCCCAAGGGATGCTGCTCCTTTGCCGGATATTTCGAGACGGCGTACCGGGTTGGTGTACGGACCGGATGATTTTTGGATACGATTTGTACCGCGGCAAACCAAAAAGTCAATAAACTTATCAAACTAG
- the LOC118505445 gene encoding cysteine and histidine-rich domain-containing protein gives MPPMVVCYNRGCGQSFDPQDNSEDCVHHPGVPFFHDAYKGWTCCNKKSVDFTEFLNIKGCTRGLHSNEKPPEPEKRKEDSSVTEAAAPVEVKIREPIRPTMERPAFETPVTTLEPWVAPAFRKQIDEMPAVATKKKSTTDPAAIDASTVCKHGGCSCTYGDTNANDKPCVYHPGVPIFHEGMKFWSCCQRKTSDFTAFMNQAGCETGKHLWVSEEDESKAIKCRLDWHQTATTVVVTVYAKNYHYAKSYVRVNPIRLAICLVFPQQDGNQYNVDMELRGVIDVTQCKVQMFGTKVEITLVKAEPGTWAKLDFPREKKNEQQKDDTNKADSTNNAEDNDSDVDLDDLEPTLRTATITEVTE, from the exons ATGCCACCGATGGTCGTATGCTATAACAGAGGATGTGGTCAAAGTTTCGACCCACAGGACAATAGCGAAG ATTGCGTTCACCATCCCGGAGTGCCGTTTTTCCACGATGCCTACAAAGGTTGGACCTGCTGCAACAAGAAAAGCGTGGATTTTACGGAATTCCTCAACATCAAAGGCTGTACCCGGGGGCTGCATTCAAACGAGAAGCCGCCAGAACCGGAAAAGCGTAAAGAGGACTCTTCAGTGACGGAAGCAGCGGCCCCGGTTGAGGTGAAGATTCGCGAGCCGATACGTCCGACGATGGAGCGTCCGGCATTTGAGACGCCAGTAACTACGTTGGAACCGTGGGTAGCACCGGCTTTCCGGAAACAGATTGACGAAATGCCAGCTGTGgcgacgaagaagaagagcacCACGGATCCTGCCGCTATCGATGCCAGCACGGTATGCAAGCACGGTGGCTGCAGCTGCACGTATGGCGATACCAACGCGAACGACAAACCGTGCGTTTACCATCCGGGAGTGCCGATCTTCCACGAGGGAATGAAATTTTGGTCCTGCTGTCAACGGAAAACTTCCGATTTTACTGCGTTCATGAATCAGGCCGGTTGCGAAACTGGTAAGCATTTGTGGGTCAGCGAGGAAGATGAATCGAAAGCGATCAAGTGCCGCCTGGACTGGCATCAAACGGCCACTACggtggtggtgacggtgtATGCGAAAAACTACCATTACGCAAAGAGCTACGTTCGTGTGAATCCGATCCGGTTGGCTATTTGCTTGGTGTTTCCACAGCAGGATGGTAACCAGTACAACGTGGATATGGAGCTACGCGGG GTTATCGATGTGACACAGTGTAAGGTCCAAATGTTCGGCACAAAGGTAGAAATAACGCTGGTCAAAGCAGAGCCGGGAACGTGGGCAAAGCTGGATTTCCCGCGCGAGAAAAAGAACGAGCAACAGAAGGACGACACGAACAAAGCGGACAGCACCAACAATGCCGAGGACAATGATTCCGACGTGGATCTGGATGATCTTGAACCAACGTTGCGCACGGCCACAATTACAGAAGTTACAGAGTAA
- the LOC118505446 gene encoding RWD domain-containing protein 1 has protein sequence MERNHREDQCNEIEALDSIYCGELEVLETEPHKFRLPIATTEYDPEVETEGLSCQLLFTYTEKYPDTAPLVEIEEPNNFQDGYEEELLEHIHKTIEENIGIEMIFSLVSSAQEWLNVKYDELKNAAETAKEEAKRRVEEEEMKKFEGTRVTVESFMVWKTQFEQDMGITERKEKVAAESRKLTGRELFLNDNTLNESDLKFLMDAGEPIENVRIDESLFQNIDDLDLDSDTDDEDYVPE, from the coding sequence ATGGAGCGCAATCACCGCGAGGACCAATGCAACGAAATCGAGGCGCTCGATTCGATCTACTGCGGCGAGCTGGAAGTGTTGGAAACGGAACCGCACAAGTTCCGACTACCGATCGCCACTACCGAGTATGACCCGGAGGTGGAAACCGAAGGCCTCTCCTGCCAGCTCCTGTTCACATACACAGAAAAATATCCCGACACAGCGCCGTTGGTGGAGATCGAGGAACCGAACAACTTCCAGGATGGGTACGAGGAGGAACTGCTGGAACACATCCACAAAACGATAGAGGAAAACATCGGCATCGAGATGATCTTCTCGCTGGTATCGTCCGCACAGGAATGGCTAAACGTGAAGTATGACGAGCTGAAAAATGCGGCCGAAACCGCCAAGGAAGAGGCCAAGCGAAGGGTCGAAGAGGAGGAGATGAAAAAGTTCGAAGGAACGCGCGTGACGGTCGAATCGTTTATGGTGTGGAAAACGCAGTTTGAGCAGGACATGGGCATTACGGAACGAAAGGAGAAGGTGGCGGCCGAATCCCGCAAGCTAACCGGGCGGGAACTGTTCCTCAACGACAATACGCTGAACGAGTCGGATCTGAAGTTCCTCATGGATGCTGGCGAACCGATTGAAAATGTGCGCATCGACGAGTCGCTCTTCCAAAATATCGATGATCTGGATCTGGACTCCGACACGGACGACGAGGATTACGTGCCAGAGTAG